The genomic window CTACTAAAGATATGATTGCGAGCGTTTTAGGAACTGACAATAATGTCGCTAAGACGCCACAAAATTTCAACAATGAAATTGGTGTACCATTCACAATTTTGAATATGCCAATCAATACTGAAGTGTTAGTTGTTGAAATGGGCATGGATCGTCCTGGTCAGATCGAACACCTGAGTGAACTAGCTCATCCAGATGTTTCGGTGATCACGATGATCGGCGAAGCTCATATCGAATTCTTTGGCACACGTGATAAAATTGCGGACGCTAAAATGGAAATCACTCATCATCTACAAGAAGATGGTTTATTTGTATTTGATGGGGATGAACCGCTTTTAACAGAACGTGCTAAAGACGTTCAAAGAAATCAAGCAACTTTTGGTCAAAATGATAGCAACACAATCTATTCGACGGAAATAAATAGCGATAAGGAAAAAACTACATTTAAGACTAACTTGTGGCCTGACATCGAATTTTCTATTCCGATCATGGGCGACTATAACGTCAACAATGCATTAGCTGCATTATTAGTTGGTCGTAGATATCATATTAAGGTCGAAGCTATGCAAAAGGCACTCGCTGATTTTTATGCTACAGCTAATCGGACTGAATGGCTCAAAGCCCAAGATGGCGCGGATATTCTGAGCGATGTGTATAATTCCAACCCAACAGCTGCAATCGAAGTGCTTGATAACTTGAAAAAATTGTCAACAGGGCGTAAGATTGTTGTTCTTGGTGATATGCTCGAATTAGGCGATGCTTCAAAGAAACTACATGAATCTTTAGCAGACCATATCGATCCAAATGACTTTGCAAAAGTCTATTTAGTTGGAAATGAAATGAAAGCATTGTACGATTTACTAGTAAATAAGTACGACCCAGCTGATCTCAGCTGGTATGGTAAGGACCAGTTAGCGGAACTAACTGAAAATATTAAAGAAGAAATGAACTCAGATGACACAATATT from Companilactobacillus sp. includes these protein-coding regions:
- a CDS encoding UDP-N-acetylmuramoyl-tripeptide--D-alanyl-D-alanine ligase; this encodes MKMKLQEVYSALKIKADNVPDVQITGVCFDSRKAKTGDLFFPLQGERDGHEFIESAINNGASASVWQKDHPITNKDIPYVIVDDVMDAFNTLAKYYLNKVNPKVVAVTGSNGKTTTKDMIASVLGTDNNVAKTPQNFNNEIGVPFTILNMPINTEVLVVEMGMDRPGQIEHLSELAHPDVSVITMIGEAHIEFFGTRDKIADAKMEITHHLQEDGLFVFDGDEPLLTERAKDVQRNQATFGQNDSNTIYSTEINSDKEKTTFKTNLWPDIEFSIPIMGDYNVNNALAALLVGRRYHIKVEAMQKALADFYATANRTEWLKAQDGADILSDVYNSNPTAAIEVLDNLKKLSTGRKIVVLGDMLELGDASKKLHESLADHIDPNDFAKVYLVGNEMKALYDLLVNKYDPADLSWYGKDQLAELTENIKEEMNSDDTILLKASHGIHLENVLKQLI